The Aphidius gifuensis isolate YNYX2018 linkage group LG2, ASM1490517v1, whole genome shotgun sequence DNA window CCATTGTGATGGACCCTTCAGCCAAAGCCATTGAATTATCTGACACTAGATGACTGGTAAATTGATAGTagcttattaattattattaatagattATGTTCATGTTGCATTATCACATAGTTGACAAGCCAAAAccagtattaaattttaactcaTGCCATCAATTTTTCTAATCAAATCAATAGTCAACTGctctaatataatttattattttttataattttaattttgttttttcttctagtaaatatttattattttgtggtaATTTTACTGTGTCGCGCGGATCAATGTCATTGTCTAAATATCCtgataaatgatgaaaaaaaaaacattatgtagcgtatacatttataaaaaacatttttaaaataaaagctaataattataaaaataatccaagaACAGTGAAAAATCAacagaataatattataaaaaagaaaaatgtcataagaattatgataaataaatgaatatttaatttgataatttatttcggttttttaaatttacttttatcatatatcttggataaattgtaaattaatttatgtttatgtagatatttttttcatatgaatgTTGAGCAAGCTTTTGGTTAAGTGGGACAGGGCTCTGTTCTACGGTGCCTGAAGTCTTGAGTTCAATATCTCTCTAGAGTGTTTGCGTTGTTAATGTTCAACTTTGTATTGCTGGCCTGtggtgaatataaaattaccttttcaataataatgaaggACCAGGCGTGTGGAACAAATATCTTCTTTCAAAGAACGAGTAAGGGATGATAGACTCTTTCCTGGTTCTATGCTCGGAAATATTTGTCGCACGCGTCAAAATATTCTTTTGcaatttctaatttaattttttatttcaattttaataatagtgTTGTTGTCAAGTATTCTTGAAATAGTACtctcaaaaacaaaaaaaacattgtaacacattaatttataatgatataaTGACTATcatcaaatatcaaaaaaaaatattatgataataaataaattattaaattcaatatttatttttttttcaatttattttaatcatatatcttggataaattgtaaattaatttatctagatatttttttcatttaaatatcaagCAAGCTTGTGGTTCAGTAGAACAGGGCCCCGTTTTAGGGTGCCTGTAGTCCTGGGTTCAAATCTTAAATGGAAAACAGGGAATATAAAAGATTAGGAATTTCAACTGTTTCACTCTATTGTCAAGCAGCCAGATTACAATGGGAAAAATCGAAGCACCAGGCGTGTGGAACAAATATCTTCTTGCAAAGAACGAGTAAGGATAGCCTCTTCCCTGGTTCTATGCACGGAAATATTTGTCTCAGACGCTGAAATATCCTTTTGCAGTTCTTAATTTGCTAATTTCAATACTTTAGTTTTTCGTTTCAATGACTATCATCAAATGtcatgaaaattatgataaataaataaataaatatttcatttaataatttatttttttattttataatttacttttatcatatatcttggataaattataaattgatttttttttaaattaataattattagtcaTCGCATTGTAATGACtaaatgttgatattattttttatttaaattttttaatatttaaattaaattattttcttctagTAAATATCATCCAATTTTTAAaccaagtaaattatttaattttaaatcatcagaataatttttttcctaataaattcaaaaagggAATGAcagaataaaattgtaaatgtcaaatattttagtatgaaaaaaaaaaatataataatacaaaattaaacaacaaatttctcgacaaataaaaaagaatattttcaaaatgaaaaaaaaagattttaccCTGTTGAGAATGATAATCATGTtgttcatataaaattaaaataataaaataaatatttttttaaaaaataacacattatcttgataaaaaaaaatatcataacaCTGTAAATTACATTCATAATGCACTattgtattataaatatgatttataattttttgaaaagatACATTTCACTGAGACAATAGaggttataaaaataaataataattttttataatataaaatacagtATCAATGGCATcagtgtttgaaaaaaaaagcacaaaaaaaagCTAGCTTagttgtacttttttttttttgccaagaTATAACATgtgaaatgtttttaaaaataattgacgatgctagtttatatttataactgTCTAGAgctttttatatgaattaatGTTAAATGTTTAGAGCTTTAACTATTACATcagtgtttaaaaaattaattgttattgtttaaggTACACTGCTAAAAGAAAACTcctaatgttttttaaaacatatatcCAAAGTTCttgagataaatataatttaaaaaaaaaaaataaaaaagctgtataattatattctttgtattatctataaattgtttttaattttgatttttttttattttgattttaattatattgtgtattttgtgattattaaattaatatttttaattttattgttaaatttgtttgtCTTTTTGCATTTGGAATTGATAAAAccctttaaatttatttcattcgaTTGAATAATTAAAGGGTGTTAATAAACactattctaaaaaaaaaaaaataattattataactatataaattctagtaattaatcaaaaacattttaacaatttatttttataatttttcatctcatCTGACAAAAAGCTCGATACACTGcgtcaaattttttacaaagtaatatattatttatcaattccACATggcaaaattatcaaaaaaaattaaacaacaaaattaaaaatatatttttttcatgtgaaaATGATCTAAtagtctatatatataaaaaaatataaataaagatagACTTGTACTTGTATTTACAGGCTCGCAGTGCCAGTACAAGTAGCTTTAGAAGTCTAAGTCAGGTACTAAAAACTTTGAACTTCgcaattatcaattatcattgaagcagctatttttaaaattccttAGATAATTAGATTattgcaatgaaaaaaatccaaaGTTAACTAATTTATTCTGTTAATtagaatttttgtaaaattaataattcacgtataatcatcatttttttttgcaatataatTTGGCATTTATTTGCTTAAACTGGTGCATTACTTGAAACGtgagtcatttattttaacttgacattttaaaaattttaccacttgacatagtttttttatttaactcattaggcattttctttattttctttgagtcattttaatttttttacgctatgtacacaaaaatttttattttgcgacgtttttattttaaccttGCAAGCTTTATCATCgctgaatttaatattatatatttttgcatggaaaaatataataaaaaaaaaaaaataaaaaacaatgatgtAAATGCATATGGCAGTGTTGTAAAGTGACATATGAATAAGGCATGTTCAAAGCGTTGCACGcgacattaattaaaataaaaaaatatttccatttaTAATCTGTAAGTATTTACAAAGTGCATGGAATCAACCTTTACAATTAAAAAGCTcgagaaattaaaatattcattaatgtAAATGTCAaggaatttatatttttttctcttttaaaaaataaattattaaataaaataaaaaagtgaatgatttaaatgaacaaatgAATAGATTGATGATTAATCTAAAATCAGATATTGAGGCAAGAGGTCAGCAGGTAAatgacatatttattttgcttCTTCAAAATTCCCTCGGGGCTGTTAAAAGCTCCACCGATAAAATTGACAAGCTAGAcatgtaatgaaaaaaaaaaaaaactaatgtaaaagcaaaaaaaattgaaagagtTACATGTACTTCCAGTACGtggttgtaaaaatttattcgatCAATATTTCAAGCACTCTGCTATAATTGTTCtacaagtaaattaatttaatttttttttataaacataaattttaaaattgcattGTTTTATATCATaggacaatttattttaaacaatattttaatgcaagctcatgtatttatttttttgtatttattttacaaaaacatttgagctgaaaaaaaaattagactgAAATTATTTgcgtcaattttatttacaatcgTTGGCTATTTACGGCCTCATAaatgtcaattttatattttttttattaccttttATGGCTTACTactaaattgaattaatatatttaatttaatgatatatatCTTGAAGgaaaagaaaagtatactAGAGAAATACTGAACGTTGTTTGTAGTTTgtgctaaataaaaattaatttttttattataaataataataagtttgttaaacaaaaaaaaaaagataaacttcattttgttttattttgtcagGACGTGACAGTGAACATGAcgagaatttttttctcaatgtcCAGTAAATAGATATccaatttcaaaataaataaatagaccATTGCTAACACATGTCTATAACAatgtgtgtatatttattttattttttttatttccttttattttatttattttataaatattaaaaatctcTTGCTAGTGTCCaattggtattttaaaatttagttaGTTGCACAACTTTTCAAGGACAGTTGAGTCTGGGCAAGCTTCTTATTGATCTTTTGGAAAATAGTCTCGTCCTGGTTtttgtcatgaaaaaaatactcggataaatttttttttgttaaataaaaggAGTGTACAATATGAGAGCCATCTgtatgtcaatttaaaatattaataataaataaataataaataacttgaCAATTTCAAGTgtagatataattttaaaaatttttaatatcaaatattaaatgaattcatgttatttgtatttttgtattttatatttcatgaaTCTTCAGTTTATTTGTCGTCCAAATATCGCTGGAGACGATATCAATATTCCTGGGCAACTttccagaattttttttttatttataatatcgaCAAAAGCGCGATACATTTTGtctcatattttatttatttttatttttatgactattgtgtgtttttttgtttttactacTTGACAGAGTATTTACTATTTCGTGGCAATTTTACAGTGTCGCGTGGATCAAtgtcattgtttaaatatcctgataaatgattttcaaaaaaaaaaaaaaaaacatcatgtaGCTCTAAccaaaatgatattataaaaataaaaaatgtcacgaaaattataatgaatgaataaatatttcatttaataatttatttattttttttaaatttacatttaccaTATATCTGGGATAAATTgtaaactaatttatttagatatttttttcatttacatgaCAAGCAAGCTTGTGGTTAAGTGGGACAAGGCCCTGTATTTAAATGCCTACAGTTTTGGGTTCAAATCTTCTTAACATGGCAATCATCAGGTGCTTTCTAAGCTAAGttcttaaaatataaattcttaaTGGGGACAGAAGAACTGATAAGTAATTCAACTTCTATAACAGCGTGTGGAACAAATATCTCCTTGCAAAGAACGAGTAAGGATAGCCTCTTTTCTGGTTCTATGCTTGGAAATATTTGTCCCAGAcgaaaaaatatctttttgcaatttctaatttatttattttaataaattaataatttaatattagtaACAGTTTCGTTGTCAAGTATCTTCCCAAAATAAAAGTAGtctaaaaaatacaacaaacatagttatttcatttgaatctaataacaattaataactcaaattttatgaatatataattgataaataaataaatattccatctaataatttttttatttgcttaaaatttatttctgttatatatctttgataaattgtaaattaatttattcaagaattaattaattagtcatcGTATTGTGAAGACtaaatgttgatattattttttatttaatttttctaatatttatcttttaaatattgtattaaatgtttatttattcaatttattattatacattatcAACGAGATAATTATTGTAAGTCTTGGATAAATTttgtgattaatttattttctacttgCTAgtagatatttttgttgttcgATATTTTCtatgaggtttttttttcgacgCAGATAATTTTGTTGGGGGTATTCCAACCGGGTAATTTTCTTTCAGAATATTTAGTCATCAATTTAACGaagaaaattgtatataattgtaGCAATGTTGAATTAACAAGaacatataattatttcgaGGATTTAATTTCCAAACAAAAGGCTGAGTTGACAgtcatttttgtattttaactGGAACACTCTATCTTGCATAGACTTGAGCCATCTTTTTCATCTCCACTGGGAATCAACCCTGAggcaattttataaaagttaaCATATTCTGTCTCTTCTACAGTAATTCATCATATACTCCTATTCACtttgaaaattcataataatactccaattaaaatttacaatgtttaataaataatttccagtatcaaatttaattttttgtcatatatttattaacgtaatattatctctttttttttttttcttaattttttttaacatgaataattttaatttaataaaactataaaataaaatgcattattataaaattaatcccCAGTCATCATTTCCATGAAttctgaaaatataaaaatacaaatcaataaataattcaattaaattttcaaaaaagctTTTggttcaattaaaataataatcttattaaaaaaaataaacagctaCCATGTGTGGCTTTATTAACCacaagaaattttaatttcacctTTTTTAtctactaatatttttttttttttactattttaatttcttcttaaccactgttgtaatttttatttataaaatcgtggtaagaatttaaataacaaaattacaatacaaattttttagattaatttcaaaagaaaaaataaataagtatttgataaattatttcaataaaatttggatcaaataaatgataattttatagacAAAATCTTACCGTCAAAATCAACAGTGCCAGAACCATCGGTATCAATTTCCGCAATCATACCATCCATCTGATCTGGTGTAATTTGATCATCCAATGCTGCCAAAATTTCACGCAATGAACTTGTAGGAATATAACCATTTCCCTCTTTATCATAAAGTCTGAAAGCTTCTTTGAGTTCTTTCTGGAGTGCTTCATCATCCTCTTCTTGAAAATGATTTGCAACTCGATAAAATGAGTCGAAATTAATTACACCATTGcctgaaattata harbors:
- the LOC122848251 gene encoding troponin C-like isoform X1 gives rise to the protein MFQDDEKVIMLKRAFSMFDSTKSGRIEKEKVRTILNTLGHTFDDQELEHLLQKEDVEGNGVINFDSFYRVANHFQEEDDEALQKELKEAFRLYDKEGNGYIPTSSLREILAALDDQITPDQMDGMIAEIDTDGSGTVDFDEFMEMMTGD
- the LOC122848251 gene encoding troponin C-like isoform X2 codes for the protein MDDEKVIMLKRAFSMFDSTKSGRIEKEKVRTILNTLGHTFDDQELEHLLQKEDVEGNGVINFDSFYRVANHFQEEDDEALQKELKEAFRLYDKEGNGYIPTSSLREILAALDDQITPDQMDGMIAEIDTDGSGTVDFDEFMEMMTGD